From a region of the Cygnus atratus isolate AKBS03 ecotype Queensland, Australia chromosome 3, CAtr_DNAZoo_HiC_assembly, whole genome shotgun sequence genome:
- the MIA3 gene encoding transport and Golgi organization protein 1 homolog isoform X1 produces the protein MAAAPPPDPRLLLALLLLPPLLPLPAPPPPLCAAAGPELGRRFAERKRCADPECSMLMCRGKAMKDFKGPDCRFVNFKKGEAVYVYYKLIGKSTELWAGSVGSDFGYFPKDLLEVNHNYTNEELELPTDETDFVCFDGGRDDFDNYNVDELLKSSKETIANERETESSDPRTKPAEGTEREEEVEKVHTVQSLDALEADNVELSTEKDEEALTMTEELDSFLIEGSEGTKVDSSDSSHEENSQGDQTAHEHLQGTLNDRLKGLESENTKNTSIAQGETSQLDKESEEVDAYTLLDRELSVNLKTKFGSTADAVVSDDEVTRLVTSLEDDFNEDLSINAHDSEKESDFADPSEEVPLLSFMAEEGSISLGDSDADENNGLESKNHELDENEGAMELNNQRDDEEERDSDALIKDAFTKSEKSGDSINVDRFESEQTKKKQDEVMLISKREAPAAQLEDLSRELLRHEPIGARDPGSEEKANKTEEFEEQLMADEMASHTNELQSTTVPDPHALPSPRDGLKTKSFVESKQDALGLPAGDVNKSPESVPLAEIEKDEKKFEDDTLEEISESDLKHKKLWEKMKEKGRDQYKSSADVPAKPVEEVQNGSQSDTGDTKLLKDKPEHGMPAVEKEILRHEEDSKQRGEADHENRKLTSFKEEPEIKGGNVKETPAGEGDPSHRGAAEQPMQWENETEYSEADVKEELSGNLGKMTEFEKSIEKSSPEEKSRSTTQNTNRANFTQQGTAHTEDEDSNKNLGTNLAREKNLRPELQPKETDAEDEADLKQMEEELLEDENAASAKLLHARVANVQGNTLDVEGRNPELKVPNEAFSGTADPTYETGEETNSFSEEAEKITNMQDEHETGNKEFDVPASEDAKLDEMEHIAEDDEESSEAEDLLAVEEYNFKSSDMEDSNDFHQRKDHLPEDVSQRDSKEMQNIEDTGNDHQQSAHFPSPADISAATNDTVTEYSESVKRLTIIRDFLDEKCVIRLQKYLGLQHVVRIEAMFYDMKVEMELARKASNNNEDIEKALDQILEFSESNIMDVVGKVLDSRVAENKEEVVKEMDLYDEESALMDDIQELIYSLRSKYSSASESVPLASFIEQEDDQLNAQDTAKEAEYDTDAVRNPDAIDESYQKFQQLEDKRPVQPIEEEEERSVNVPPELEEASFSDNREAKEAYNSERRLPLADTSFGSTDSEESASEDIAAGIPVRTAGNAGKQRVSQTAAPHGDGDGGGASGAALGGAAAAARRLLLQLVATLPEDIRPGPDFHGLPWEPVITTALVGIATLAIIFWRTCLSVKSRIYQVTEKQLAEKIKNLLQEKTEILDKMSEYDQKIKQAKESVKAAQEQKNILSDETAGLKDTVKGLEEANRKLDDKIKSLHSMLETERKQNEKKQKKISESQKSLEKLEEAISVHSAELSEVQIALNEAKLNEEKVKSELQHVQEENARLKKSKEQLLKEAEGWSERHTELSEQIKLYQKSQKDIEEALAYKENEIEVLTNCIMQLKQLDIDPASEAKKDGEGHEWSRGDDLANGELPDNENEKMKTQIKQMMDVSRVKTMLSIVEEDRNLLQSKLSDEVTARHELEEQIKKLEHDSCSLQSAKARLENECKTLQQKVEILGELYQQKEMALQKKLTQEEYERQEKEQKLSAADEKAVLAIEEVKVYKQRIQDMEEELQKTERSYKNQIAAHEKKAHDNWLIARSAERALAEEKREAANLRQKLIEVNQKIVMLQRPLIVKPTPGRPDRQVPPRRGPLSRDGSFGPSPVSGGNPSPTQMIEVPGRPLSAPRREGSRGEFGTVVDGPSVPRRPPEIPGRMSVPDLGPAVASLISSGPRTSSPSTAMDRAQPSPKESEAPCVTTDSPSSVEPPTANVSPKGPPSFPGTPIMTSPVMGPPPPPPVRYGPPPAPLRGHFGPRPLPVPLVRGAPLPPPAARDFLPGPPLGMRDLPPGPLPPPPDPRAYGRGHPSFRPLGPPGPRDYPQGPRLPPPGSRDYTPSPSRDLPPSGPRDYPAGPPPPPAGSKDYTQPPAQKP, from the exons ATGgccgcagcgccgccgccggACCCCCGGCTGCTcctcgccctgctgctgctgccgcccctgctgccgctgcccgcgccgccgccgccgctctgcgccgccgccgggcccgaGCTGGGCCGCCGCTTCGCCGAGCGCAAGCGCTGCGCCGACCCCGAGTGCAGCA TGTTAATGTGCCGAGGGAAGGCAATGAAGGATTTTAAAGGTCCCGACTGCCGCTTTGTAAATtttaagaaaggagaagcagtgtATGTATATTACAAACTAATAGGAAAATCAACTGAGCTTTGGGCTGGAAGT GTTGGAAGTGATTTTGGATATTTTCCAAAGGATTTACTTGAAGTAAATCATAATTATACCAATGAGGAGCTAGAGTTACCAACAGAT gaaaCAgactttgtttgctttgatgGTGGAAGGGACGATTTTGATAATTATAATGTGGATGAACTTTTGAAGTCATCGAAAGAGACAATAGCAAATGAGAGGGAAACTGAATCAAGTGATCCAAGGACAAAACCAGCTGAAGGAAcggaaagggaggaggaggttgAAAAGGTTCATACAGTACAGTCCCTTGATGCTTTGGAGGCAGACAATGTTGAACTAAGCACAGAGAAAGACGAGGAAGCCCTCACCATGACAGAGGAATTAGATAGTTTTCTTATAGAAGGAAGTGAAGGTACTAAGGTAGACTCCAGTGACAGTAGTCATGAAGAAAACTCTCAGGGAGATCAAACTGCACATGAGCACTTGCAAGGAACGCTAAATGACAGACTAAAAGGGCTAGAAAGTGAAAATACCAAAAACACTAGTATTGCTCAGGGCGAAACCAGTCAACTTGACAAAGAGAGCGAAGAAGTCGATGCCTATACACTTTTAGACAGAGAGCTCTCTgtaaacttgaaaacaaaatttggcTCAACTGCTGATGCTGTTGTATCAGATGATGAAGTGACTCGCCTTGTTACATCATTGGAAGatgattttaatgaagatttgAGCATTAATGCTCACGATTCAGAGAAGGAGTCAGACTTCGCAGATCCGTCTGAAGAAGTCCCTTTGCTGTCATTTATGGCGGAAGAAGGGAGTATATCCCTAGGGGATTCAGATGCTGATGAAAACAATGGCCTTGAGTCAAAAAATCATGAACTTGACGAAAATGAAGGTGCTATGGAGCTAAATAACCAAAGAGATGATGAGGAAGAACGTGATTCAGATGCACTAATTAAGGATGCCTTCACTAAGAGCGAGAAGTCAGGTGACAGTATAAATGTGGACAGGTTTGAATCTGagcaaacaaagaagaaacaggatGAGGTGATGCTAATTAGCAAGAGAGAAGCACCAGCAGCTCAACTTGAGGATCTCTCCAGAGAGCTCCTTCGACATGAACCTATAGGTGCAAGAGATCCaggttcagaagaaaaagcaaacaaaactgaagagtTTGAAGAGCAGCTTATGGCTGATGAAATGGCATCACATACTAACGAGCTGCAAAGTACAACTGTGCCTGATCCTCATGCTTTACCTAGTCCACGAGATGGTCTGAAGACCAAATCATTTGTTGAAAGCAAGCAAGATGCTTTAGGTCTACCTGCTGGTGATGTGAACAAAAGTCCAGAAAGTGTGCCACTTGCTGAAATagagaaagatgagaaaaagttTGAGGATGACACCTTGGAAGAGATCTCAGAAAGTGATTTAAAGCACAAAAAGTTATGggagaaaatgaaggagaaaggaagagatcaGTATAAGTCTTCTGCTGATGTTCCAGCCAAACCAGTGGAAGAGGTACAAAATGGATCTCAAAGTGACACAGGAGATACTaagcttttaaaagacaaaCCGGAGCATGGAATGCCTGCTGTGGAGAAGGAAATTCTAAGACATGAAGAAGATTCAAAACAAAGAGGGGAGGCTGATCATGAAAATCGAAAACTCACCTCTTTTAAAGAAGAACCTGAAATAAAAGGGGGAAACGTGAAAGAAACCCCTGCAGGTGAGGGGGACCCAAGCCATAGGGGAGCTGCTGAGCAACCTATGCAATGGGAAAATGAAACTGAGTATTCAGAGGCAGATGTGAAAGAAGAGCTTTCAGGAAATCTTGGCAAGAtgacagaatttgaaaaaagcATTGAGAAAAGTTCccctgaagaaaaatcaagaagtACTACACAGAATACTAATAGAGCAAATTTTACCCAGCAAGGAACTGCTCATACTGAGGATGAAgattcaaacaaaaatcttggCACAAATTTAGCTAGAGAAAAAAACCTAAGGCCAGAATTGCAACCCAAAGAGACAGATGCTGAAGATGAAGCTGACttgaaacaaatggaagaagaaCTACTGGAAGATGAGAATGCTGCAAGTGCAAAGCTGTTGCATGCAAGGGTTGCAAATGTACAGGGTAATACACTAGATGTTGAAGGAAGAAACCCTGAATTAAAAGTACCAAATGAAGCTTTTTCAGGAACTGCAGATCCTACTTATGAAACAGGAGAGGAAACAAACTCGTTTTCTGAGGaggctgaaaaaataacaaacatgCAAGATGAACACGAGACTGGAAACAAAGAGTTTGATGTACCAGCGAGTGAAGATGCTAAACTGGATGAGATGGAACATATCGCAGAAGACGATGAGGAGTCTTCTGAAGCTGAGGACCTATTAGCCGTGGAAGAATATAATTTCAAGTCTTCAGACATGGAGGACAGCAATGACTTTCACCAAAGGAAAGATCATCTCCCAGAGGACGTTTCACAGAGAGACTCAAAAGAGATGCAAAATATAGAGGATACAGGAAATGACCACCAGCAGTCTGCACatttccccagccctgctgacaTTTCAGCAGCCACAAATGACACTGTAACAGAATACAGTGAGTCTGTGAAGCGGCTCACAATAATTAGAGATTTCCTTGATGAAAAGTGTGTAATACGTCTACAAAAGTATCTTGGGCTCCAACATGTGGTTAGGATAGAAGCTATGTTTTATGACATGAAGGTGGAGATGGAACTTGCTCGGAAGGCAAGCAATAATAATGAAGATATAGAAAAAGCGCTGGACCAGATACTTGAGTTTTCAGAATCAAACATTATGGATGTTGTAGGAAAAGTTCTGGATTCCAGGgtagcagaaaataaagaggaGGTGGTGAAAGAGATGGATTTGTATGATGAAGAGAGTGCACTTATGGATGATATTCAAGAATTAATATATTCTTTAAGAAGTAAATATTCGTCTGCTAGTGAGAGTGTCCCACTGGCATCTTTTATCGAACAGGAAGATGATCAGCTGAATGCTCAAG ATACTGCAAAAGAGGCTGAATATGACACAGACGCTGTTAGGAATCCAGATGCCATTGATGAGAGCTATCAGAAATTTCAGCAGCTTGAAGATAAGAGGCCAGTTCAGCCTattgaagaggaggaggagagaagtgTTAATGTTCCACCTGAGCTTGAAGAAGCTAGCTTTTCGGATAATAGAGAAGCCAAAGAAGCGTACAATAGTGAAAGAAGATTGCCACTGGCTGATACTTCCTTTGGGTCAACTGATTCAGAAGAGAGTGCCAGCGAAGATATTGCTGCAG GAATTCCTGTGAGAACCGCCGGAAACGCGGGGAAGCAGCGTGTCAGTCAGACCGCTG ccccccacgGCGACGGCGACGGCGGCGGCGCCTCAGGGGCAGCGCtgggcggggcggcggccgctgcccgccgcctgctgctgcag TTGGTTGCTACCCTGCCTGAGGATATTCGTCCTGGGCCTGATTTCCATGGACTTCCATGGGAGCCTGTTATTACCACTGCCTTAGTGGGAATTGCCACGCTCGCTATAATTTTCTGGAGAACCTGCCTTTCA gtaaAGAGTAGAATCTATCAAG tgaCTGAAAAACAACTCgcagaaaagattaaaaaccttctacaagaaaaaacagaaatcctaGACAAGATGTCAGAATATGATCAAAAG ATAAAGCAAGCAAAGGAATCAGTGAAAGCAGcccaagaacaaaaaaatattctctccGATGAAACTGCAGGGCTTAAG gacaCTGTCAAAGGGCTGGAAGAAGCAAATCGTAAACTggatgacaaaataaaaagtctgcACTCAATGcttgaaacagagagaaaacagaatgagaagaaacagaaaaaa ATCTCTGAAAGCCAGAAGTCCTTGGAAAAACTTGAAGAGGCTATCAGTGTGCATTCTGCTGAGCTTTCAGAG GTGCAGATAGCCCTTAACGAAGctaaattaaatgaagaaaaggtgaAGTCAGAGCTCCAGCATGTGCAGGAGGAGAATGCTAGGCTGAAAAAGAGCAAGGAACAA CTGCTAAAAGAAGCTGAAGGTTGGAGTGAGAGACATACTGAGCTTAGTGAGCAGATTAAACTGTATCAGAAGTCTCAGAAGGACATAGAAGAAGCACTTGCctataaggaaaatgaaattgag GTTTTAACTAACTGCATTATGCAGCTGAAGCAGCTTGACATAGATCCAGCATCTGAGGCCAAGAAGGATGGTGAAGGGCATGAATGGAGCAGAGGGGACGATCTGGCCAACGGAGAGTTGCCAG aTAATGAGAATGAAAAGATGAAGACTCAGATTAAGCAGATGATGGACGTCTCCAGG gtaaaaaCTATGTTATCCATAGTTGAAGAAGACAGAAATCTTCTGCAGTCCAAACTGAGTGATGAAGTAACAGCAAGACATGAGCTGGAAG agcaaataaaaaaattagaacaCGACTCCTGTTCGCTGCAGTCAGCCAAAGCTCGACtggaaaatgaatgtaaaacaCTACAGCAGAAAGTAGAGATTCTCGGTGAACTTTaccagcagaaagaaatggcGCTCCAGAA AAAACTAACTCAAGAAGAATATGAGCGccaggagaaggagcagaaatTGTCTGCTGCAGACGAAAAAGCCGTGCTGGCCATTGAGGAAGTGAAAGTTTACaa GCAAAGGATTCAAGATATGGAAGAAGAATTGCAAAAAACAGAGAGATCATACAAAAACCAG attgCCGCTCATGAGAAAAAAGCACACGACAATTGG CTTATTGCCCGCTCTGCTGAGAGAGCTctggctgaagaaaaaagagaagcagccaACCTGAGGCAAAA attaaTAGAAGTGAACCAAAAAATTGTTATGCTTCAAAGACCATTAATTGTGAAGCCAACTCCAGGCAGACCCGATCGCCAAGTCCCACCACGACGAG GGCCCTTAAGCAGAGATGGTTCTTTTGGCCCATCACCTGTGAGTGGAGGAAATCCGTCACCCACACAAATGATAGAAGTTCCTGGTCGGCCCCTTTCTGCTCCTCGAAGGGAAGGCTCAAGAGGTGAATTTG GTACAGTGGTAGATGGCCCCTCTGTTCCACGAAGGCCACCAGAGATCCCTGGAAGGATGTCCGTTCCTG ATCTTGGGCCTGCTGTAGCATCCCTGATCAGTAGTGGGCCAAGAACCTCCTCCCCTTCCACAGCAATGGATAGAGCG CAGCCCTCTCCCAAAGAGTCTGAAGCCCCCTGTGTAACTACTGATTCACCTTCATCTGTTGAACCACCTACA GCTAATGTTAGTCCCAAAGGCCCACCTTCTTTCCCTGGGACACCCATCATGACCTCTCCAGTGATGGGACCTCCACCCCCACCGCCTGTTCGTTATGGACCGCCGCCAGCTCCTCTGCGTGGACACTTTGGGCCCCGGCCTCTTCCTGTGCCCCTAG TTCGTGGTGCTCCCTTACCACCTCCAGCTGCAAGAGATTTCTTACCTGGCCCCCCATTAGGAATGAGAGATCTGCCTCCTGGCCCGCTACCACCCCCTCCAGATCCCAGAGCATATGGACGTGGGCACCCTTCTTTCCGACCTCTAGGTCCTCCTGGCCCGAGAGATTATCCTCAAGGCCCACGGCTACCCCCGCCTGGCTCAAGGGACTATACACCTTCTCCTAGCAGAGACTTGCCTCCGTCAGGACCTAGAGACTACCCTGCAGGCcctcctccaccaccagcaGGCTCAAAGGACTACACACAGCCTCCAGCGCAGAAGCCCTAA